The following nucleotide sequence is from bacterium.
CCAGGACCGGCATGGGGAGCATCTCCAGGGCCTCGATCACCGGCAGGCGCCGCTCCTCATCGCCGGCCAGCGGTGCATACGCCACGCAGAGCGCACCTACGGCCCTCTGCCGGTGGGCCGCGTAGATGATGGCGAACCGGCCCCCCACGTCGATCCCCAACACGCCGATCCTTCCGGGACGGGCCCATCCGGCCGGGTCGGCGAACGCGAAGGCCACCGCATCGTCGATGTCCGCCAGGGCGCGGCGGTCCCGGATCCCGTGGTAGGTGGCGACCAGCTCTTCGAACGGCGCCTTGGGTCCGGGATGAGCGCCCCGGGTCAGGTCGGGGACGAGAACGGCGTATCCGTTACGCGCCAACCGGCGGGCAAGGTCCTTGACGAAGGGCGTGATCCCCTGGAGCGGGGGCAGCATCACCACCAGCGGGTAATCGCCGATCCGGTCCGGGCGGGACAGGTAGCCGGTGGAGAACCCGGCCCCGGAGGGCATCGCGAAGTCACGATAGAGAATCTCGATCGTTCCCTCATGCTGGAGAACCGCCATGCCACCTCCTGTACGGCCCAGGTCAGAAACGGCGAACGGTTCAATCGTAGCCAGCGGAGGGGGTACGGCTGAACCCGCCGTCTCGTAGCTCCGAGACCGCCACCGAGGCCGGCGTCCGCCGACCGGTGGACGGATCGCTTCCGGGATCGATTCCCGGCGCGCTCAGGAAAGCCGGAGCCGCCGTCGGAAGGGCGTATGATCACCGCCATGAGACTCCGAGGACGGGCCGCTGTCATAACCGGCGCCGGGTCGGGCATCGGCCGGGCCACCGCCGAGCTGTTCGCGAGCGAGGGCGCCGGGGTTGCGATACTCGACCGCGACGGGCCGGCCGCCGAGGCCGCCGCCTCAGCCATCTCGGCCACGGGCGGGGTGGCCCATCCGGTGGTCGCCGACGTGTCTTCGCCGGACGATGTCTCCCGAGCCATTGCCAGCTCCGCCCGACTCCTCGGACGCCTCGACATCGTCTTCAACAACGCCGGCGTAGCACCATCCGGGTCGGTTCTGGATACGGACGAGGACGAGTGGGATCGGTGCTTCGCGGTCAACGCCAAGGGCGTCTACCTCACCTCTCGGGCCGCCATCCCCCACCTGCAGGCCGCAGGCGGCGGATCGATCATCAACCAGGCATCCGTAGCCGCCATGATCGGGATGGCAAACTTCTCCGCCTACAGCGCCGCCAAGGGTGCCGTGGTCTCTCTCACCCGTGCCATGGCGATCGACCTCGCTCCCTTTGGGATCAGGGTGAACGCCCTCTGCCCCGGCGCCGTCCACACACCGGTCATGGAGCCGCTCATGCGCAACCACGGCCGTGGCAGCCTCGAGCGGGGACTGGAGATGACGGCCGCCAAGCACCCGATCGGGCGCCTCGGGACGCCGAGGGAGATTGCCGGCGCCGCGCTGTTCCTGGCATCGGACGACGCCGCCTTCGTCACCGGTGCCACCCTCCCGGTGGACGGTGGCAGAACCGCCTGTTAGCCGGCTCAGGACACTCCTGACGGATCGTACCGCCGGAGTCGGGATCAGTTGTCCCGCAACTCCGAGACCGCCGCCGAGGTCAGCGTCCGCCGGCCGGTAGCCGTCTCCACCACCAGACCCCCGTCCGGTGAGATGTCGACCGCCGTCCCGGCGCCGTCCGGGACCCAGGTGACCGGTCGCCCCAGTGTGGAGCATCGACGGCGGTATTCGTCACGCGGCCAATCACCCGGCTCGTCGGCCACCAGTGCCAGGAACTCCTCGACCCACCGCTCCGCGATCTCCGCCCCGGCCTCCCGGCCGGGATCGGAGTCGAACACGGCGCCCGTTCCCTCCGGAGCATCGGGCCAGAACAGGTTGGCGCCCCATCCCGCCACCACCGCGTCGCCCGAGGCTTCGGTGAGCAGGCCGCCCAGCTTCAGCCGCCCGCGTATCAGGTCGTTGGGCCATTTGAGCGTCATGTCCCGTCCCGGATCGCCGAGCGCCCGCAGGGCCGCCACGCCGGCCACCAGCGTCAGGAGCGGCCATGAGGAGGAGGGCCAGTGCGGTCGGACTCCGAGGGAAGCCGCCAGCGCTCGCGGGGCGTTCGACCACCGCGCACCCGAGCGCCCCCTCCCCCTGGTCTGCGACCGCGCCACCACCAGCAGGGGCATCGATCCGCGCCGGGACCACACCTCGTCCTGGGTGGAGGTGGTCCGGTCGAGTATCAGCGTCTCGTAGGGTGTAGCCATCGGCAGCCGGTCCGGGTCTAAGGGTCGAGTTCGAAGGATACGCGGCGCCGGCGCCGGGCCGAACGGTGACGCGTCCGGCTCCGCGCGCGGAGAATCGTTGCGGACGTGTGTAACGCCTAACCTTGAACGCCGCCAGAGCGGCAGTACAAACCACTGAGAGCCGGAAGACTTTGGGAACCGAGCAGCGCATCGAACAGCTCCGAGAACTCCGCCGCCAAGCCGAGGGCGGAGGATCCCGCCGCGCCGTGGACCGCCAGCGCGAGAAGGGCAAGCTGACCGCCCGGGAGCGGATCGCGCTCCTCCTCGACCAGGGGAGCTTCCAGGAGATCGACACCTTCGTGCGGCACCAGTCGCGCGGCTTCGGGCTCGAGGATCGGCGCCCGCTCGGGGATGCCGTGGTGACGGGCTACGGAACCGTCAACGGCCGGACCGTCTTCGTTTTCGCCGAGGACTTCACCGTTTTCGGCGGGAGCCTCGGCAAGGCCGTGGCCGACAAGATCACCAAGGTCATGGAC
It contains:
- a CDS encoding biotin--[acetyl-CoA-carboxylase] ligase, with the translated sequence MATPYETLILDRTTSTQDEVWSRRGSMPLLVVARSQTRGRGRSGARWSNAPRALAASLGVRPHWPSSSWPLLTLVAGVAALRALGDPGRDMTLKWPNDLIRGRLKLGGLLTEASGDAVVAGWGANLFWPDAPEGTGAVFDSDPGREAGAEIAERWVEEFLALVADEPGDWPRDEYRRRCSTLGRPVTWVPDGAGTAVDISPDGGLVVETATGRRTLTSAAVSELRDN
- a CDS encoding SDR family oxidoreductase, whose amino-acid sequence is MRLRGRAAVITGAGSGIGRATAELFASEGAGVAILDRDGPAAEAAASAISATGGVAHPVVADVSSPDDVSRAIASSARLLGRLDIVFNNAGVAPSGSVLDTDEDEWDRCFAVNAKGVYLTSRAAIPHLQAAGGGSIINQASVAAMIGMANFSAYSAAKGAVVSLTRAMAIDLAPFGIRVNALCPGAVHTPVMEPLMRNHGRGSLERGLEMTAAKHPIGRLGTPREIAGAALFLASDDAAFVTGATLPVDGGRTAC
- a CDS encoding dienelactone hydrolase family protein, whose product is MAVLQHEGTIEILYRDFAMPSGAGFSTGYLSRPDRIGDYPLVVMLPPLQGITPFVKDLARRLARNGYAVLVPDLTRGAHPGPKAPFEELVATYHGIRDRRALADIDDAVAFAFADPAGWARPGRIGVLGIDVGGRFAIIYAAHRQRAVGALCVAYAPLAGDEERRLPVIEALEMLPMPVLGLYGADDDLVPAAGVDEAQRLNPHGRWILYDGVGHDYLDDDSGSYHHAAASDTLARLLRLLAATLG